From the Montipora capricornis isolate CH-2021 chromosome 2, ASM3666992v2, whole genome shotgun sequence genome, one window contains:
- the LOC138037187 gene encoding uncharacterized protein, which produces MTSRRGLCHTVWSDNAQTFKAASREIQKLYDEPTTESQRMWSTLDQDQIKSEFSSRGIKWKFITERSPWRGGWWERFCRAIKEPLRKVLGRALLTFSELNTLLVRIEGIINSRPLTAVSDDCRDPLPITPAHLAIGRPINQLPKRKESSLEETSKRTVERYLYLQRLLNHYWKRWKQEYLHLLSVRNKWHKEIPSIRVGDIVLISDDNVPRTKWPLAKVERVYPGNDGLVRTATVRAHNSFYNRPVQRLHKLEIESAASQVSPEAEDPVHGGEKPQTNTVHAASIPVSKPKLSVVLPEGGQGGENVTARTRSGRVIKKPERLDL; this is translated from the coding sequence ATGACGAGTCGCAGAGGTCTTTGCCATACAGTGTGGTCAGACAATGCACAAACCTTCAAGGCAGCAAGCAGGGAAATTCAGAAATTATACGATGAACCCACTACTGAAAGTCAAAGAATGTGGAGTACGCTGGATCAAGATCAAATCAAGTCAGAGTTCTCATCACGAGGGATCAAGTGGAAATTCATCACAGAGCGTTCCCCATGGAGAGGTGGATGGTGGGAACGATTTTGCAGAGCGATAAAAGAACCACTGCGTAAGGTCCTTGGAAGGGCACTTCTCACCTTTTCTGAGCTAAACACGTTGCTGGTCAGAATCGAAGGTATCATTAACTCGCGGCCGTTGACCGCAGTAAGTGATGATTGCAGAGACCCGTTACCTATTACACCTGCTCATCTTGCAATTGGTAGGCCAATTAACCAGTTAccgaaaaggaaagaaagtagCTTAGAGGAGACCAGTAAGAGGACTGTCGAAAGGTATCTCTACCTGCAGAGACTACTCAATCACTACTGGAAGCGTTGGAAACAAGAGTACCTACATCTCCTATCGGTAAGAAACAAGTGGCATAAAGAGATCCCTTCTATTCGAGTAGGCGACATTGTACTTATTTCTGACGACAATGTGCCGCGCACCAAATGGCCGTTGGCTAAAGTTGAAAGGGTTTATCCAGGTAACGACGGGCTTGTACGGACCGCTACAGTTAGAGCGCATAACAGTTTCTACAACAGACCCGTTCAACGTTTACACAAGTTAGAGATTGAGTCAGCAGCTTCACAAGTAAGCCCGGAAGCAGAGGATCCAGTCCATGGTGGGGAGAAGCCACAAACGAACACTGTTCATGCTGCAAGTATACCTGTTTCCAAGCCTAAATTGAGCGTTGTCCTCCCCGAAGGAGGACAAGGTGGGGAGAATGTTACAGCCCGTACTCGTTCTGGAAGAGTGATAAAGAAGCCTGAGAGACTGGACCTATGA
- the LOC138037186 gene encoding uncharacterized protein, whose product MSKRSLLSLASKTFAPLGLISPFTVRAKILFQELWLKGLQWDDPLDSDTKAKWLSWKSESLQLKDVTIPRCFGNGITQDSVVEVHGFGDSSPKAYGAAVYIRIRDKQDNVSSQLVISKSRVEPIKKVSLPRLELLAAVVNARLLKFVVGALPMKVARVVCWSDSMVALHWIKGQSSSWKPFVANRVAEVQSTWDPECWRYCGSKENPADLLTRGLSCSDMISSTLWWNGPQWMSSPCEPLPAQPENEAAPAEACEEKRTTHVYTAVVAEPLIDMSRYGTWLKLIRITACVLRAVKLFKTKSRSCERELSADEVRQAEIKCCMWVQEVVYKEEFEKMKAGEVLPSNSRLLKLDPYYDRDDQVLRVGGRLQFADLPEQSKHKIILPHGHPEVAKMVQDVHKNMLHAGPETVLSTLRQKVWAETQGRREVKRVIRRCVACQRQRVGPCARKWVSCQRREFPVHELSRMLELILWDNCM is encoded by the coding sequence ATGTCAAAGAGAAGTCTACTTAGTCTGGCGTCGAAAACGTTTGCCCCACTGGGACTGATATCACCCTTCACTGTTAGagccaaaatccttttccaagaGTTGTGGTTGAAAGGATTACAGTGGGATGACCCGTTAGATAGCGACACTAAAGCAAAGTGGTTAAGTTGGAAGTCCGAGTCGTTGCAGCTAAAAGATGTGACTATCCCTCGATGCTTCGGAAATGGTATTACGCAAGACTCTGTGGTAGAGGTGCATGGTTTTGGAGATTCTTCCCCCAAGGCGTATGGAGCAGCAGTGTACATTCGAATAAGAGACAAGCAAGACAATGTATCCTCACAGCTGGTAATATCGAAGTCCAGAGTCGAACCCATTAAGAAGGTGTCACTTCCAAGGCTGGAACTTTTAGCAGCAGTTGTAAATGCCAGGTTGCTAAAATTTGTTGTAGGGGCTTTGCCAATGAAGGTGGCTAGGGTTGTGTGTTGGTCAGATAGTATGGTGGCACTGCATTGGATAAAAGGGCAGAGTTCTTCCTGGAAGCCATTTGTTGCCAATCGTGTGGCTGAGGTACAGTCAACATGGGATCCTGAGTGTTGGAGGTATTGTGGAAGTAAGGAGAATCCTGCAGACTTGTTGACGCGTGGGTTAAGCTGTAGTGATATGATTTCAAGCACTTTGTGGTGGAATGGACCCCAATGGATGTCTTCGCCTTGTGAACCACTACCCGCTCAACCCGAAAACGAAGCTGCTCCCGCCGAAGCTTGCGAGGAAAAAAGAACTACCCATGTGTATACAGCAGTCGTTGCAGAACCACTGATTGATATGTCACGCTACGGGACATGGTTAAAGTTGATTCGAATAACTGCTTGTGTATTGAGAGCGGTCAAATTGTTTAAGACTAAGTCTAGGTCTTGTGAAAGGGAACTGTCGGCGGACGAGGTGAGGCAAGCCGAGATTAAATGTTGTATGTGGGTGCAGGAAGTGGTCTACAAAGAAGAATTCGAGAAAATGAAAGCTGGAGAGGTACTTCCCAGTAACAGCCGCCTCCTGAAACTGGACCCTTATTATGACAGAGATGACCAGGTATTAAGAGTTGGTGGGAGACTACAGTTTGCTGATCTTCCCGAACAGAGCAAGCATAAAATAATCTTGCCTCACGGACATCCTGAAGTTGCCAAGATGGTGCAAGATGTACATAAGAACATGTTGCATGCTGGTCCAGAAACGGTATTATCAACTTTAAGGCAGAAAGTTTGGGCAGAAACTCAAGGAAGACGTGAGGTTAAACGTGTTATCAGAAGATGTGTAGCTTGCCAAAGACAACGAGTTGGACCTTGTGCCAGAAAATGGGTCAGCTGCCAGAGGAGAGAATTTCCTGTTCACGAGCTTTCGCGCATGTTGGAACTGATTTTGTGGGACAACTGTATGTGA
- the LOC138037185 gene encoding uncharacterized protein has product MSQEEECAVADFNRGLNFDGHNYEVRLPWKRDPPKLESNYAQALRRLESVERKLRQDPVKAKAYKTAINEYVEKGFAEEVPDQSDDNGTVRYLPHHAVFRDDKRTTKCTIVFDGSAREGGDASLNDCILPGPPLQSNLASVLIRFRTHKIGLIADIEKMFLQVKLAPEDRDVHRYLWRDLQPNEAPKVYRMQRLTFGVNASPFLAIATVHAQVNKYKEMSPYAVEKILQNMYVDDCLTGADTVDSTLKLQQELSEIMMTAAFNLTKWASNSELVMDAIDPAKRASSPFVEFNSSDPLKALRVSWDLNSDHFRFLAPSRII; this is encoded by the coding sequence ATGTCACAAGAGGAAGAATGTGCTGTTGCTGACTTCAATAGAGGATTGAACTTTGATGGACATAACTATGAGGTGCGACTACCATGGAAACGGGATCCTCCAAAGCTAGAAAGTAATTATGCACAAGCTTTGAGACGCCTGGAAAGTGTTGAAAGAAAGTTAAGGCAAGACCCTGTGAAAGCTAAGGCTTACAAAACAGCGATCAACGAATATGTAGAGAAAGGTTTTGCAGAGGAAGTACCTGATCAGAGTGATGACAATGGAACTGTGCGGTACTTACCACATCATGCTGTATTTCGTGATGACAAAAGAACGACAAAATGCACAATCGTATTTGATGGTTCCGCACGAGAAGGAGGTGATGCTTCCCTTAACGATTGTATTCTTCCTGGTCCTCCTTTACAGTCGAACCTTGCATCTGTACTGATTCGAtttagaacacacaaaattgGTCTCATAGCAGACATTGAAAAGATGTTTCTGCAAGTCAAACTAGCACCAGAGGACAGAGATGTTCACCGCTACCTGTGGAGAGATTTACAGCCTAACGAAGCACCAAAGGTGTACAGAATGCAGAGATTGACTTTCGGTGTGAACGCAAGTCCTTTCCTTGCAATTGCTACAGTCCACGCTCAGGtaaacaaatacaaagaaatgtcccCGTATGCAGTAgaaaaaattttacaaaatatgtatgTCGATGACTGCCTGACAGGAGCCGATACAGTAGATTCAACTTTGAAGCTTCAACAAGAATTGTCAGAAATTATGATGACAGCGGCATTCAATTTGACCAAGTGGGCAAGTAACTCAGAGCTAGTAATGGATGCTATTGACCCAGCTAAAAGAGCCTCATCGCCATTCGTGGAGTTCAATTCGAGCGACCCCCTAAAAGCACTTCGCGTGTCATGGGACTTGAACTCTGACCACTTTAGATTCCTCGCACCGAGTAGAATCATCTAA
- the LOC138037184 gene encoding uncharacterized protein, whose amino-acid sequence MKFRKGIPIAVGTIFNELYRQLLLSFLISFLMKVVELSPSQAGTCVLIAQCVDALSAPLNGYLGDHVKIPFVSIKIGQRKSWHFIGFLLMSVGIPLLFNRCLFCREPGDPLWLPLVYFGFASLVTNVGYGMMEINYLAILTSVSDGIKEATALIALRTLFSFGTGVYFYLVAWGLLGQQRGHDLGPSNLTQIQHLAWISVGTGLLTSIIFYTGTKETGIHRPLARKISTLMDPTNVTGLLQASKSLYSMAFNKPDGTYAKEILSDLITKVEKLDQERKRSLAVRFINSLIQAINHQNQPAEAQIVKMAEFRNQVEESEKEKSDSNKRCQQFDYERYGECKEVNFKSEQSKENKRDNHDVRCRRYGTITPLEEFHENGTGNIEYQEDDADAKTIRSCSQIDSLKTSSTDAVPTVTSSCGSYARPEKEEEFTGVTSAVEPFSEDYMPNLTGPRKKRVSFLQGPLDPKRLQKGKYSEEGNGCVKEHRDVAQEENRVEHVTTHDDIKSLDDLTCHSEASNKNVTIKPKTMSGWLVDPCLYKVSAISTCTRLVQDAVYGYLPLYLTETMGFEAQAMAYFPLVLLCSAALATTVSDKLNNRIGSKWTYILASPLVIGGSVFCFLQGPGLKQLTYAPVVLIGIGLSIMLVMTQAFMADLIQDSMESGGSALSVMIVISRISSGALFRTIQEFYPENDLESNTSRSDYVRYVFSCVPGLLALTGSMLVLFLQPSLICCSRKGSSTNEVVIHMKEASPSVDDKMKMEEK is encoded by the exons ATGAAATTCAGAAAGGGGATCCCGATCGCAGTGGGTACCATTTTCAACGAACTTTATCGCCAGCTCTTACTATCATTTTTGATATCTTTCTTAATGAAGGTGGTCGAGCTGTCGCCTTCTCAAGCAGGAACTTGCGTGTTAATTGCACAGTGCGTAGACGCTTTGTCTGCTCCCTTAAATGGCTACTTGGGTGATCACGTTAAAATCCCCTTCGTTTCAATCAAGATCGGTCAAAGAAAATCGTGGCATTTTATCGGTTTTCTACTAATGAGCGTGGGAATTCCTCTTCTATTCAACCGGTGTCTCTTTTGTCGCGAACCTGGAGATCCATTGTGGCTGCCTCTGGTATACTTCGGGTTTGCTTCTCTGGTCACAAACGTTGGCTACGGTATGATGGAGATCAATTACCTAGCGATTCTCACAAGTGTCTCTGATGGCATCAAAGAAGCAACTGCTCTAATTGCTCTTAG gaCACTTTTCTCCTTCGGGACAGGAGTTTACTTTTATCTAGTCGCCTGGGGGCTTCTGGGACAGCAACGCGGACATGATTTAGGACCAAGCAATCTAACGCAAATCCAG CACCTCGCTTGGATTTCGGTTGGAACAGGATTATTAACGTCAATAATCTTCTATACTGGCACGAAGGAAACTGGAATACATCGTCCCCTGGCGAGAAAAATCAGTACACTCATGGATCCGACG AATGTCACTGGACTATTACAAGCGAGCAAGTCGCTTTATTCCATGGCCTTTAATAAACCTGATGGTACGTACGCAAAAGAAATCTTGTCTG ATCTGATAACAAAGGTGGAAAAGCTCGACCAAGAACGTAAAAGGAGCCTTGCCGTGCGTTTTATTAACAGCCTTATTCAAGCTATaaatcatcaaaatcaaccCGCAGAAGCACAGATTGTTAAAATGGCTGAATTTCGGAATCAAGTCGAGGagagtgaaaaagaaaaaagtgacaGCAATAAACG CTGTCAGCAATTCGACTACGAACGTTATGGGGAATGTAAGGAGGTCAACTTCAAGAGCGAACAAAGTAAAGAGAATAAAAGAGACAATCATGACGTCCGCTGTCGACGATATGGAACTATAACACCTTTGGAAGAATTCCATGAGAACGGAACCGGTAATATTGAATACCAAGAAGACGATGCCGATGCAAAGACAATTAGATCATGTAGTCAAATTGATTCCCTGAAAACGTCTTCCACAGATGCAGTACCGACCGTGACAAGCTCATGTGGTTCGTATGCAAGACCAGAGAAAGAAGAAGAGTTTACAGGTGTGACTAGTGCCGTAGAGCCTTTTTCGGAAGATTATATGCCGAATTTAACAGGcccaaggaaaaaaagagtgaGCTTTCTACAAGGGCCACTCGATCCTAAAAGattacaaaaaggaaaatattcaGAAGAGGGAAATGGTTGTGTCAAAGAGCATAGGGACGTAGCACAAGAGGAAAATCGAGTGGAACATGTGACAACCCATGATGACATAAAGTCGTTAGACGATCTCACTTGTCATTCCGAAGCCTCCAATAAAAATGTGACGATAAAGCCAAAGACGATGTCGGGGTGGTTGGTGGATCCTTGCCTATACAAG GTTTCTGCCATATCAACGTGCACACGCCTCGTGCAGGATGCTGTTTATGGATACTTGCCACTTTACTTGACAGAGACGATGGGTTTTGAAGCG CAAGCAATGGCCTACTTCCCTCTTGTTCTTCTTTGCAGTGCAGCTCTGGCTACCACTGTCTCTGATAAACTAAATAACAGAATTGGAAGCAAG TGGACTTACATTCTCGCATCTCCTCTTGTAATTGGTGGATCAGTATTCTGCTTTTTGCAAGGTCCTGGACTGAAACAGTTAACGTATGCACCTGTGGTACTGATAGGAATCGGTCTATCTATCATGCTTGTTATGACCCAGGCGTTCATGGCCGATTTAATACAAGATAGTATG GAAAGCGGTGGAAGCGCACTGTCAGTCATGATCGTTATATCAAGAATTTCAAGTGGTGCATTGTTCAGGACAATACAAGAGTTTTACCCCGAAAACGA CCTCGAGTCAAACACAAGCAGAAGTGACTACGTGCGTTACGTCTTCTCGTGTGTCCCTGGACTGCTCGCGCTAACAGGTTCTATGCTGGTGTTATTTCTTCAACCTTCACTTATTTGTTGCTCCAGGAAAG GATCATCTACTAATGAGGTTGTGATTCATATGAAGGAAGCCAGTCCGTCAGTCGATGATAAGATGAAGATGGAAGAGAAATAA